Proteins found in one Triticum aestivum cultivar Chinese Spring chromosome 4D, IWGSC CS RefSeq v2.1, whole genome shotgun sequence genomic segment:
- the LOC123098525 gene encoding pentatricopeptide repeat-containing protein At5g01110 — MAIRRRLPCLPAVAVSTRRSTASLAVSHGGTGARPSTAVLAAAATAAAAAGRASECQSLLLRMSRRRGASRLDIVSSLLASSPTPQPQVFDLLIRTYTQSRKPREAFEAFRLLLDRRIPIPAAASNALLAALSRAGWPHLTADAYRLVLSSDSEVNTYTLNIMVHSYCKALQFDKVDAVISEMEKRCVFPDVVTHNVMIDARFRAGDVEAAMAVVDSMVSQGIKPGILTYNAVLKGLCRNGKWDKAREVFRAMNECGVAPDVRSFNMLIGGFCRVKEPDEAMKFYKEMRRRGVTPDIVSFSCLIGLFARRGKMDRTAAYLREMREFGLMPDGVIYTMVIGGYCRAGSMLEALRVRDEMVGRGCLPDVVTYNTLLNGLCKERRLSDAEELLTEMRERGVPPDLCTFTTLIHGYCREGNIEKALQLFETMLHERLMPDIVTYNTLIDGMCRQGDLGKANELWDDMHSREIFPNHITYSILIDSHCEKGQVDDAFGFLDEMINKGIVPNIMTYNSIIKGYCRSGNVLKGQQFLQKMRDAKVLPDLITYNTLIHGYVKEEKMHETFNLLNMMENEKVQPDTVTYNMIINGFSVHGNMQEADWVYKKMGARGIEPDRYTYMSMINGHVAAGNSKESFQLHDEMLQKGFAPDDKF, encoded by the coding sequence ATGGCGATTCGGCGCCGCCTGCCCTGCCTCCCCGCCGTCGCCGTGTCCACCAGACGCTCGACCGCGAGCCTCGCCGTCTCCCATGGTGGGACCGGCGCGAGGCCCTCGACGGCCGTCCTGGCCGCCGCCGCGACGGCAGCCGCGGCGGCGGGCCGCGCCTCCGAGTGCCAGTCGCTCCTCCTCCGCATGTCGCGCCGCCGCGGGGCCTCCCGCCTCGACATCGTGTCCTCCCTCCTCGCCTCCTCCCCCACCCCGCAGCCGCAGGTGTTCGACCTCCTCATCCGCACCTACACCCAGTCCCGCAAGCCCCGGGAGGCATTCGaggccttccgcctcctcctcgaccGCCGCATCCCCATCCCCGCCGCCGCATCAAACGCGCTCCTAGCCGCGCTCTCCCGCGCCGGCTGGCCCCACCTCACAGCGGACGCCTACCGCCTCGTCCTGTCCTCCGACTCCGAGGTAAACACCTACACGCTTAACATCATGGTCCACAGCTACTGTAAAGCCCTACAGTTCGATAAGGTTGATGCCGTAATCTCCGAGATGGAGAAGAGATGCGTGTTTCCGGATGTGGTAACCCATAATGTGATGATTGATGCTAGATTTCGTGCTGGGGATGTTGAGGCGGCGATGGCAGTGGTCGATTCGATGGTTAGTCAGGGGATAAAGCCAGGAATCTTGACGTATAATGCAGTGTTGAAGGGGTTGTGTAGGAATGGAAAGTGGGATAAAGCAAGGGAGGTGTTCAGGGCAATGAACGAGTGTGGGGTGGCGCCCGATGTTCGGAGCTTCAACATGTTGATTGGGGGATTCTGTAGAGTTAAGGAGCCTGATGAGGCGATGAAATTTTACAAGGAGATGCGACGGCGTGGAGTCACGCCAGATATTGTGAGCTTTAGTTGCCTGATTGGGTTGTTTGCAAGGAGGGGGAAGATGGACCGTACGGCGGCGTACTTGAGGGAGATGAGAGAGTTCGGATTGATGCCTGATGGTGTGATTTACACAATGGTCATTGGTGGTTATTGCAGGGCTGGGTCAATGTTGGAGGCGCTGAGAGTTAGGGATGAGATGGTTGGCCGTGGATGTTTGCCAGATGTGGTAACTTACAATACCTTGCTGAATGGGCTTTGTAAAGAGCGTAGGTTGTCTGATGCAGAGGAGCTTTTGACTGAGATGAGGGAGAGAGGGGTTCCACCAGATTTATGCACCTTCACAACTTTAATTCATGGGTATTGTAGGGAGGGTAACATAGAGAAGGCATTGCAACTATTTGAAACAATGCTGCATGAGCGTTTAATGCCAGACATTGTGACATACAACACTTTGATTGATGGAATGTGCAGACAAGGTGATCTGGGCAAAGCTAATGAGCTATGGGATGATATGCATTCTCGAGAAATCTTCCCCAACCACATTACCTACAGCATCCTGATAGACAGCCACTGTGAGAAGGGACAAGTGGATGATGCATTTGGGTTTTTGGATGAAATGATAAACAAGGGGATTGTGCCAAACATCATGACCTATAATTCCATCATTAAGGGTTACTGCCGGTCTGGAAATGTATTGAAGGGGCAACAATTTTTGCAGAAGATGAGGGATGCCAAGGTGTTGCCTGATTTAATTACTTACAACACCCTAATCCATGGTTATGTTAAAGAAGAGAAGATGCATGAAACTTTTAATTTGCTTAACATGATGGAGAATGAAAAGGTTCAACCCGACACTGTGACGTATAATATGATTATAAATGGATTTTCTGTACATGGTAATATGCAAGAAGCTGATTGGGTTTACAAGAAAATGGGTGCTAGAGGAATTGAACCAGACAGATATACATACATGTCCATGATAAATGGTCATGTTGCAGCTGGGAACTCGAAGGAGTCATTTCAACTTCATGATGAAATGCTTCAGAAAGGGTTTGCTCCTGATGACAAATTCTGA